The sequence ccCTTATGACCCAGTGGCTTCTCTCTTAGCTATATATTCAAGAGAATTGAAAGTACATATTCATATAAATGAATGCATCAGTTTCATGCACCAGTTATGCACAAATACCTACTGCAGtcttatttgtaacagccaaaaagtggaaaacaaGCGAAATTATCCATTTATCAACTGACAAGTGAATAACATATggaatatccatacaatggaatattattcagccacaaaaagaaatggGATACTGCTTCTTTCTCGTCCTGGAAGGTAGTGTGGGAGGCTGCGGGACAGCTCCAGATAGTTCATAGGACTGGGACATGGTCGCTGGGGCGCCGTGAAAGCCAAGCTGAGCGGCAGGGCGCCCGAGGGTGAAGGGGCTGCGTTCTCCCGGCCTCACTATGCCCAGTTGGGAGGCTGCTGGCTTGGGCTGGCGCCCGGGTGCTGGACCGCAGCACGGGTGGCCTGGGCACTGCCCTGGGCTCGGGAAACAGAACAGACATCTGGGTTTTGGTTAGAAGTCTCCATGGCAAGAGTGGTACTTGGTGGGATGAGCATCTTTCTGAAGAGAATGTTTCCTTTGTTAAGCAATTGGTCTCTGATGAACATAAAGCCCAATTAGCAAGTAAACTCTGCCCTCTGAAAGATGAGGCGTGGCCTATACATCCTTGGGAACCAGGTTCCTCTAGAGTGGGCCTTATTGTACTGAAGTTAGGCATGATGCCTTTATGGACCAAAGATGGTAAGAAGCATGTGGTCACATTACTTCAGGTACAAGACTGTCATGTCCTAAAATATACTCCAAAggaaaatcataatggaaaaatggCAGCCCTGACTGTAGGAGGAAAAACTGTGTCACGTTTCCATAAATCTACACCTATATTGGAATTTTACCAGGAACTTGGATTGTCACCAAAGCAGaaagttaaaatgtttaacaTAACAGATAATGCTGTTATTAAGCCAGGTACTCCTCTTTATGCTGCTCACTTTCGCCCAGGACAGTATGTGGATGTCACAGTCAAAACTATTGGTTAAAGGTTTTCAAGGTGTCATGAAAAGATGGGGATTTAAAGGCCAGCCGGCTACTCATGGTCAAACAAAAACTCACAGGAGGCCTGGAGCTATTTCAACTGGTGATGTTGCCAGAGTCTGGCCTGAAACTAAAATGCCTGGACAATTGGGGAATATGGATAGGACAGCATTTGGACTAAAAGTGTGGCGAATAAACACAAAGCACAATATAATCTATGTCAATGGTTCTGTACCTGGACACAAAAACTGCTTAGTAAAGATCAAAGATTCTATACTGCCTGCATATAAGGATTTCTGTAAAAATCTACCATTTCCAACATTTTTCCCTGATGAGGACGAAAAGGAGCTACCAGAAGATTTGCATGATGAAGAAGTGTGTCAGCCTGGAGCACCTTCTATTACGTTTGCTTGACCTCATTGGCCATGAGAGAACCCCACATATGCTGTGAATTCTGATGAGCCAGAACAGTAATATAACCAGGAATTATGGGGGTTTTTTCCTTAGTTACAACATACCACATTGGTTATCTTTTAAGCTGTGTATTTCTCAAATTatcttaaatgtttataaatttaacttctacttaaaaaaaaaaaaagaaaagaaatgaggtactgtttatgctacaacatgaatgaatcttgaaaCCATTATGTTAACTAAAAGAAACAAGCTATAAAAAGGTACCTATtgtatgataccatttatatgaaatgtctcaAACAGGCAAACAGAAAGTGATTTccaggggatgggggagggaggaattaGGGCTGAATGCTAATAGGAACAGAGTTTCTTTTGGGGATtatggaaatgttctggaattagtagAAATGGTTGCACCACAGAGAATACACTAAAAATAagcactgaattatacacttactAAAAATGGTAAAGTTTATggtatgaattatatctcatttaaaaaaaaaaacaaggatgcCAGACAAGATTCTAGGTCTCTTCCTGCACTAATACTGTAGAAGTGTATAATTTACTTTCTGGTCATAAACTATGCTAGGAATaaaagggaactaagatcccacaagttgcatgGTGTggctaaaaaggaaaataactggATACTCATTAAATATCTGCCATTAGAGGGACAGTTAAATCAACTATAGAATATCCATATTACTAGGTACGACACAGAATGGGTTATGAAGAATAAAGTCAATCTACACGTACAGACAGAGAATGAACCCCACAATAGACCATTATCATAGCAtgcttactcagtcgtgtctgactctacaatcccaaggactgtagcctgccaggctcctctgtccatggaattttccaggcaagaatactggcgtgggttgccatttcttactccaggggatcttcctgatccagggatcgaacccacatctcctgcactggcaggtagattctttgacCACTGTGACCTCTGAGAAGCCCATAGATCATTAAGTGAACTAAGTATGTCACAAAGTAATTATAAGAAACATTCTATTACCCTAGCACTTGAAAACAGCTAAATAAACTTCTTGCCACATCTGAAGTATGTTAGGGTGGTTCAAATTGCCTGAAGTAATGGAATTTcctgaaataatggaaataatggCATTCCTTTTGGAGGATCTGACAGCTCATTTAAAGTAAGCCATCTTACAGATCAGTTAAAACTGAGGTACACATAcctacagataaggaaaatgcaTGTCTCAGGCAAAAGAATAACATGGATAAGGAAGCAGTCTTAAATACAAGCTCAAAATTGACTGTCAAATTTAATCATGGTTCATGGTTCCCCTGAGTAggtatatgattccatttttatttcttctctgtgagAGTATGCACTTAGATGAACAATGGAGTTGGAGAAgaaatttttccttttgcctttgatATTACTAtctctttaaataaaaacttaCGTTACACTTCTATAGTTAATATAATAAATGAAATCAGCAAGGTTGTGGAATACAAGGACaatacaaaattacaaaattagttgtatttctatatactacaaaattagttgtatttctatatactaaccaTAAACAAATAGGaaattcaataataaaatcaTCTATAATAGCAATATCTAGAAATGAATCTAAGGAAAGATGAACAAGACTTCTATGTCACTGAAAGAATGGAATATTCAGTACTGGAAATATGTCCACTCTCCCTAAAGTGATCTGTAGATGCGATGTAATTCCAATAAAACTCCTTGTAGTTACTTTTTGGCAGAAATGTACAAGAATGCTTTGAAATTCATGGAGCCAAGAATATTCAAGACAGTCTTAAAAAACAATGCTGGAGACTTACtatcaaaaatcaaaatttattataaagctacaataattaaGAGTGTAGTATTGGTGCAATGGAATCAAACAACCAAAGGAACTGAAATGAATCCAGGAGTAGACCTACACATATGCAATTAGTTGATTTAGGACACAAGAAATACTAAAGAGCAGAGGAAAAGCAAACACTTCTCATCAATTACGTCACATCAGTGGGATAgtcctacaggaaaaaaaatgaatcctGACCCCTACCTCACATCCACACACCCACAAAAACCAGCTCTGGGCATAAGTAGACCTAAACATGAATGGTAAAACAATAAAACTGCTAAACAGTGATACAGAGAAATATCTTAATGACTTTGAGGCAGGCAAATAATTTTTATACAGGACTAACTACCCATAAAAGGCAAAGCCTGGTGAAttatattacataaaataaagaGTTTCTGATCATTAGAAAACAGCATTAAGTGAAAGGGCAAAAAGGCTAGCCATCAAGTAGAAGGTATTTGTTAATACCTATAATCTGGTAATGGACCTACACAAGGATATACTTCTAAAACTTTTACCTATTAATAACAGAATGGCATAGGatggaaaaaaggcaaaagacctgaacaggAACTTCACAAAAGGTGAGATTCCAATGGCCATAAGGATATAAAGAGATGCTCAAACTCATTCGTTActgtgagtgctaagttgcttcagttaggtctgactctgtgcgaccccatggactgtagcccaccagcctcctctgtccatgggattctccaggcaagaacactagagtgggttgccaagtcctcctccaggaaatcctcccaacccaagaatcaaatccatgtctgttacttctcttgcattggcaggcaggtactgCTGAGAATAAGGAGAAACCATAACCCTCCTGCCCTGCTGATGGAGGTATAAATTGctacaatcactttggaaaactgtttacTAAACTATCTATTATAGTTGAAAGTAGATCTTATAACTCAGCAATTTGATTCCTTGGTATCTACCCATCAAAATGCATACATATGTTCAATAAGAGACATATACAAGAATGTTCATAACAGCCCTATTAATAACAGCCAAATGAAGATGACTGAAGACAACCCAAACATCCATTAATGGTAAAGTGAACAAGTATATAATGATACAGTCACATAATATAAGAAAACCACTCAAGAGGCTGTATGAAATGCCCTGGAAAAATAGCCTAAGACTTAATTTTTGAGGGCAGTACAAATAAATTTCCCAAGCTAAGCTCCTTCTCTCCTGATTCAAAACATGGCTTTTCTCTGTAGAATATTAGACTGGGTCACTAACAAATTCTTATGCAGGGCagtaactgttcccttctttcACCTACTTGTACTGAAATAACAGCCTGTACCAACCTTTCAAGAAACCCGGAAAAATCTCAACTGTGACATAAATAAAATCTGGgcctattttctaattttacttgGTTATACAGTAAGCAGAGCCCAGAAATGTTAAATTATTCCTAACACAAACCAAATTATTCTATCATtttgatcttttttgtatcaAATTTTTGCTCATATACATTTTTAACGTGGTTCTAACTGTTATTATGCGTAGAACTGTGTAGTCTATTTCTTCTTTCAACATTACGTTGGAAATTTTCCAGACTGCTACACAAGGCTTTAAAGTCACTATTTTAAACTAcacaaagcttccctggtggctcagacggtaaagaattcgcctgcatgtgggagacctgtgttcgacccctgcattgggaagatcccctggcagagggcatgacaacccacgccagtattcttgcctgaagaatccccatggacagaggaacctggtgggctacagtccatggggtcacaaagagtcagacacgattgagcgactaagcacagcacagcacaatatCTTAATAAATAGATGTCCCACAATTTACTCAGTCCCAGTGCTGAGTATCTCGGTTTTTCTAATATTCCACCACTATAAACCATGATGTCATGGACTGCTTTTTTCAAGTAGCTTTTATCAATACTACATTTCAGACGATTTCCCTTTGCTGGATTCTCagactgaggtggatgaacatatcTATAGCTCTAGTTATGTAGTCTTTGTCCACTATTTGGTTATATTTTGAACACACTGCTTGTTTAAACAAAATTCTAATAAATTCtggatggttcagttcagttcagtgactcagttgtgtccgactctttgcgaccccatgaaccacagcacgccaggcctccctgtccatcaccaactcccagagttcacccgaacccatgtccattgagtcagtgatgccatctaaccatctcattctctatcgtccccttctcctcccaccctcaatctttcccagcatcaggatcttttcaaatgagtcagcttttcgcatcaggtggccaaagtattggagtttcagctccaacatcagtcctaccaatgaacacccaggactgatctcctttaggaaggactagttggatctccttgcagtccaagggtctctcaagagttttttccaacaccacacttcagaagcatcaattcttcggcgctcagttttctttatagtccaactctcacatccatacatgaccactggaaaaaccatagccttgactagacggacttttgttgacaaagtaatgtctctgcttttcaatatgctgtctaggttggtcataactttccttccaaggagtgccttttaattttatggctgcaatcaccatctgcagtcattttggagcccagaaaaatgaagtcagccactgtttcccattaagtgatgggaccggatgccatgatcttagttgacTTAACACTTAAAATCCCTTTATTTCTAAGATAACTTGAGATGGCTTACAAAATAAacatacataaaaaaagaaacaataaacaattATAAACAGGAATaataagtgaacaaataaatgttgttattgcttagtcactaagctcTGTACAActttttcatgaccccatggactgtagccagccaggctcctctgtacatgggattctccaggcaagaatactggagtgggttgcgatcccctcctccaggggatcttcccaacccaggagtcaaacccacatctcctgcattggtgggtggatttctttaccactgagccatcagggaagcctggacaaATACATATATTCAACTAAATTAGGGGCTAGCAAACTACAGCCTATAGACCAAACATGGCCCaccatctgtttttttttaaaaaaagaagttgaaatGAATCACAGTCAGGCTCATTCCAAAGCCTTGTCTATGTCTGCTTTCACGTTATCATGGCAGAGCTGAGTAGCTGTAATTCAGAGATCATATGGccaacaaagcctaaaatattttctatctggcTTTTATAAAAAAAGCTTACCAATTCCTGAACTAGACTATCCATAATTATAGATTTTAATCTTAAAACAGTTAACATTCCCCTACTATTCTGTTAAATCAACTTCTGTTTCTGGTCAGGATACAGCCATGGTGACCTGATTTCACATCCAccagaaataacaataacaaaagcaGACATGAATATGAAACATTGGTTTCAATACAATGGATATTAggaaatgaaggacagagaacagcaaggatatagtagacttgaacattgttttgctgttgttcagtcactcagttgtgtccaactctttgtgaccccatggactgcagcatgccaggcttccctgtccatcatcagctcagggagcttgctcaaattcaggtccatcaagtcagtaatgccatccaaccatctttatcctttgttgtccccttctcctgccttcagtctttcccagcatagggtcttttccaatgagtcagctctttgcatcaggtggccaaagcattggagcttcagcttcagcatcagtccttctaattaacattcagggttgatttcctttaggattgactggtttcatctccttgcagtacaaagggactctcaagagttctccaacaccacagtttaaaagcatcaattctttggttctcagctttctttatggtccaactcccacatccatacatgactactggaaaaaccgtagctttgactagatggacgtttgttggcaaagtaatgtctctgctttttaatatgctgtctaggttgggcatagcttttcttccaaacagcaaccatcttttaatttcatggctgcagtcacaatctgcagtcaAAATCTGTGAttctgagcccaagaaaataaagtctctcactgtttccagtgtttccccattagttggcatgaagtgataggaccagatgccatgatcttcattttctgaatggtgagttttaagccggttttttcactctcctctttcaccttcaccaagaggctctttagttcctcttcactttctgacataagggtcgtgtcatctgcatatctgaggttattgatatttctcccagcaatcttgattccatcttgtgcttcatacagcctggcattttgcatgatgtactctgcatgtaagttaaataagcagggtgactatatacagccttaacatactcctttcccaatttggaaccagtccattgttccatgtccagttctaactattgcttcttgaccttcatacaggtttctcatgaggcaggtaaggtggtctggtatttccatctcttttaagaattttcagttttttgtgatccacacaaaggctttggcatagcaaataaagcagaaatagatgtttttctggaactcccttgctttttctatgatctaatggatgttggcaatttgatctctggttcctctgccttttccaaatccagtttgaatatctggaagttcatggttcacatactattgaagccaggctttgggaattttgagcattactttgctagcatgtgaaataagtgcaattgtgcagcagtttgaacatattttggcattgcccttctttgggattggaatgaaaactgaccttttctagtcctgtggccactgctgagttttctgtatttgctggcatactgagtgtggcactttcatagcatcatcatttaggatctgaaatagctcaactggaattccatcacctgtactacctttgtttgtagtgacgcttcctaaggtccacttgacttcacactccaggatgtctggctctaggtgagtgatcacaccatcatggttgtctggatcaataagaccttttttgtagttcttctgtgtattcttgccacctcttcttaatatcttctgcttttattaGATCCATATCaattctgtccttaattgtgcccatcgttgcaggaaatgttcccttggtatctctaactttcttgaagagatctccagtctctcccactctactgttttcctctatttctttgcattgatcactgagggaggctttcttacctctccttgctgttctttgcaactctgcattcagatgggtttatctttccttttctcctttgccttttgcttctcttcttttctcagctattagtaaggcatcctcagacaggcattttgcctttttgcatttctttttcttggggatggttttgatcaccacctcctgtacaaggtcatgaacttccatccactGTTCTTCAGACTTGaacctaattgacatttatataGCACTTCATGCAACACAGCAGAATACATGTGATTTTTAAGGACATACGGATCATTTATCAATACAAACGATCTTTGAAGCCACAAAACAAATCTCAGTAATTTGAAAAGGATTCAAGTTATTCAAGGTATGTTTTCTGGCCTCTGTGGAATGAAAATTGCAATCAGTAATATACAtatctgaaaaattcttaaatatttggaaactaaatcAAAGACTTCTAAATATCTCAGGggtcagaaacagaaataaaaaaggcaTTTAGCAAGTCTTTTgaagtgaatgaaaatgaaaatacatatattcagcagaaattttatatataaaatgccaattttaaaacaggaaaaaagtctCAAATTACTGACTTCAGTTCCAACCTTAAGTAACTAGAAAAAgggcaaattaaaaccaaagtaagcagaagaaaggaaataaaaaagatgaaagtgaaataaatgaaacagaaacagaaaaatagaggaagtcaataaaagctggttctttgagaataaAACTCAGAGCAAACTGatcaggaaaaagagagaagacataaATTATCATAATCAGGAATGAGAGAGGGTACCACCTTCAGGTTCCACAGACAGTAAAGGAACATAAAAGAGTACGATGAATAATTTCATGCCCATATATCCAAcaatttagatgaaaaggacaaattcctagaaaaaacaAAGCAGTAAAGCTCATccaaggagaaagagatgaccTAAACAGCCCTACATGtaattagaaaaatagaaattttagttaaaaatagCCTTCCTGAACAAGGTCGTGAGGAAGCAGCGCGCGTTTAGCGGCCGCCATTTCTTCCGCCTTCAGTCTCGATCTTTTGTAGAGCTTCCAACAGCGCTATGTTGGGACAAAGCATCCGGAGGTTCACAACCTCTGTGGTTCGTCGGAGCCACTACGAGGAGGGTCCAGGGAAGAATATACCATTTTCGGTGGAAAACAAGTGGAGGTTACTAGCTATGATGACTTTGTTCTTTGGGTCTGGATTTGCTGCGCCTTTCTTTATAGTGAGACACCAACTGCTTAAAAAGTAACCCATGAGACAGATAGGAAGAGGAACATATTAAGAGGTGCAGTTTCTTAAAAGGATCAAACCCTTGAACTCAGCATCCTAGATACGTTTGTAAATAAACTtatggcataaaaaaaaaaaaaaaataggcttcctaaagagaaaactctaGGTCCAGATGACTACACTGGTGAATTCCACCAAAcacttaaggaaaaaataatattcatattgTACAAACTCTTACAGAAAACTGAAGAAGAGTAAATACTTTCTAACTCATTCTGTGAAGCCAATGTTAACCCCGATAGCAAAACCAGGTAAATGTATGGCAAGAAAACCACACATCAAAATTCCTCATGTACACT is a genomic window of Muntiacus reevesi chromosome 3, mMunRee1.1, whole genome shotgun sequence containing:
- the LOC136162852 gene encoding cytochrome c oxidase subunit 7C, mitochondrial, translated to MLGQSIRRFTTSVVRRSHYEEGPGKNIPFSVENKWRLLAMMTLFFGSGFAAPFFIVRHQLLKK